GATGTAATGCCCCAAGGATTACCACGTACAGTAAGCGTAAGTGCGTTTAAAATTGCTAGCACAACAGCTGCAAAAAGTAGAGGCCAAGAACCACGCACAAGCTTCTTCCACCCTTTAACTGTAGGAAGTGGTTTCATTTGCGGGGGATTTTTCTTGCGAGCGTATCGTACGGTTAGACCATAAATTCCTGCAAATAGTATGATTTGGAACAACCAGCCTCCAAAGTAGCCGAATCCAGTTGACTCTGCCAGGGATATAGCGCCTAAAGAAGGCATCGTTTCACTTGTCCACCAAGGAAGGTGATAAGCACCAAGTGCTGATCCTGCAATAAATCCAATTAACGTTATAAATAGAGAAGCTTTCCCTCCTCCAACGTTATAAAGCGTACCAGAGGCACAACCGTTACCAAGTTGCATCCCAATTCCAAACAAGAAAGAACCAAAAATAACGCTTATTCCAACGGGGGAAACATATCCGCTCGGCGTCACACCTGTAAAGCTAAATCCTGTCGCCAAAATAATGGCAAACAAAGTAGTTGCAACAGCAAGCATCACCATATGAGCTTGTAATCCTTGCACGTTTCCTACGGAAGTTAAACGTCTGAATGCTGAAGTGAATCCAAACCGGGCATGGAGAAGCGTTAACCCTAGCGCCATCCCAATAATATAAAGAACACCTTGTGTCCATCCCGCAATCGAGACGGATGTTATAAATAGAATAATAGAAACTAGAATCCCTAACGTCACAAGCGGTTTTTGTACCGGGTTAAGTGTGGATGTGACGGTTGTAAAGGGGCGATTTTTAACAGTTGCTGTTTCCATCTTTATTACACCACCAATTCTTATCAATTTACTGTGAATTAAATCCTTTACGTATAATAATATGAATTGATTGATTTGTAAATTAAAAAACTTGGCTCTTAAAAAAAGTATGTGAGGAAGGGCATAAAACGAATGTTTCAAAAGGACATTTTCATCACAGTAGAGCAAATTAACACTTTATACGCATTGAAAATGAGAGGTTTCTTTCTTATAAAAACGGAAACATAACAAGAAAGGAGTGTGGAAGTTATGAAAACATTTACAGTAAGAACAACAGAGCACGATCAAATGATTGATATTACTTCAGAAGTAGAAGATTGGATCAAGACTGAAGGGGTTGAGGAAGGTGTCGTAGTTATTACATCTATGCATACTACTGCTGGAATCACGGTAAATGAGAACGCAGATCCTGATGTGAAAACGGATTTTTTGCGGCGGTTAGATGAAGTATTCCCATGGAATCATCCAAAGGATCTTCATGGTGAAGGCAATACAGCTTCTCATTTGAAAACGAGTACGGTCGGCTCGTCTGAAATGGTCATCATTTCTGAAGGTAAGCTTGTGCTTGGAACGTGGCAAGGCATATATTTCTGTGAATTCGATGGACCTAGAGAGAGAAAGTACGCAGCTACATTAATGCGATAAGCGACTTGGTGGATGAAGTTATTTTTTTCTTACCTTCTATAAGTCTAAGTTTACGTTTTACTCCCCTTCATTAGGGAACTGTGTGAATAACACAATGCAAGGGGGACTAAATGTGAAAGGCATGTTCAAAGTAGGGGTATGTTTTATGTTTTTATCTGTACTCATTCTCTTTCCTTTCAAAAGAAGCGTCCTGAGTGCAGTGGATTTTCCGGATTTATCAGAAGAGACGCGTGGATATAATGAAATTCAATACTTAGCGGACCAAGGGATTATTCATGGATATGAAGATGGTGAATTTAAATCATCTCAGGACGTCACACGACTTCAAGTAACGATGATGTTAGTTCGTGCTTTAGAGCTTTCTATGGATAATCGACCTGATCCAGGTTTGAAAGATGTAAACCCCGAAGACCGGGGGTATCGTTATATTGCTACAGCAGTAGACGAAGGGGTCTTTCAAGGGACTCCGGATGGTTATTTTGAAGGGAGGAGGGACATTACTCGAGGAGAAATGGCTATTGTCTTAGCAAAAGCATTTAACTTAGAGATGGGATCTAATACAGTTGATTTACGAGATGTAGCAGAAGAAGAAACATACATAAGGATAGTCGTTTCTAATCGAATTGCTATTGGGTATCCCGATCAGAAATATCATCAAGATGAATCAACAAACCGTCAAAATTTCTCCGTTATGCTAGCTCGAGCGATAGATCCGAAATACATTGAACCAGCTTTTGGTGGATCTTGGTTAACTCACGCTTCAAACGGTAAGGTTCATCACTGCTTTGCAACGATGGACCAAGGGATTACGTTAGAAAAGATTGTTGAACGTGAAGGAGAGCCGGTGCGTAAAGAACGCATAGGAGAACGGATAGAAGCTGAATATGGCAAGTGTATATACGTATTTGAACAAGAAAAGCCTCGATTGATGAGAGAATTGAACTATGAACCCATGAATGAAGAGATCACGCCCACTTATGTTCATCAAAGAATCCCATCACCTGATCAGACTCAAATGAACGATGGGAAGTATGAAGAGATATATACGTACGATGAATATACAGTAACACTCCAGTACACTTCTAAAACCGGTATTATGGAGAGGCTGCGTATTCAGCCAAATGAGTTGAAAAATGGAACATGGTTTCTCGAGTCGAAGTATTTTAATAATCTAGATCGGGCTGATGGGACACCAACCATCACAAACCCAGAGAATCAACTGGTGCTCGTGAACAAATCAAACGTGTTACCGGCTGATTATACACCTGATTTAACAAGGCCCGACGTTCCATTTGTATTTGGTGATCAGGATTTGAATAAAAGTTATATGCGACCTGAAGCGGCAGAGCAGTTAGAAAGAATGTTTCAAGCCGCGGAAGGAGAGGGATACAGTATTTTAGCCGTCTCGGGATACAGGTCCTTTGATCGTCAAGATTTTCTTTTTCAAGCAGAAGTAGAAGAGTCCGGAAGAGAGGCTGCAGCGAAAGTGGTGGCCCCGCCAGGCACAAGTGAACATCAAACAGGATTGACGATGGATGTGACCTCACCGGCTGTAAACTATGGTTTAGTCCAACGCTTCGGTCAGACAGAAGCGGGGGAATGGTTACAAGCCCATGCTTATGAATATGGTTTTATCCTTCGGTATCCAAAAGGCAAAGAATCTATTACGGGTTACCAGTATGAGCCGTGGCATTTTAGGTATATAGGAAAAGAATATGCGACCCTTATTCACGAAAATGATCTAACGTTAGAAGAGTTCTTTACAAAGATGGATGAAATGTAATAAAAAGCTACGCGCCTCTAAAAAGACGCGTAGCTTTTTCTCTTGCGTTTCTTCTATCGATGCTGTACGCTTCTTCAAGAAAAACGATTGATCGTAAAGGAGTCTGGCCTATGACATGTAAAGCAGTAATCTTTGATTTGGACGGTGTAATAGTCGATACCGTTCCACTCTATTATAAAGCAACGTTACCGGTTATAAATGAGCTTGGTGTTCCATTCACAGAAGCCGATAACCTTGCCTATCAGGGAAGACCGCGTATGGAATTAATCGACATGATTGTAAAACGTTCTGGTAAGGTTTTCACGGAGGAAGAGAAGATCGAGCTAGGGGAGTGGAAAAACCGTAATTATCAAGAGTTGATCGCTCAACTAACTGAAGAAGATGCGATGCCTGGCATTTACAGATTTATTCAAGAGTTATCACAAGCGGGGATTCCAATGGCTCTAGCCTCTGCTAGCTCCAATGCTCAGTTTGTATTGAAACAGTTAGGACTCACTACGTTTTTTGACGTCATTATGGATCCAAAGTCATTAAAGAAAGGAAAACCAGATCCTGAAATCTTCGAAACAGCCGCAGACCGCCTAGGCGTACCCTATGAGAATTGCGTGGCGATTGAAGACGGAGAAGCAGGTTTAGAAGCCATTCGATCCACTCCTATGTTCTCAATTGGAGTAGGAACAGCTCCTTACTTAGACCAAGCAGATTGGACCATCCCAACAACCGCATCTTTAACATTAGAGAATGTCAACTCACAATTTAATAGAAGAGAATCGAAAAAATAATAGAATGGCTCTATTAAGGAGGGGTGTTGATTCACAACTCTTGTTCTAGCTGCGGGTCGTTTCTACTGTTTTTGATAAGGGAGGGCTGGGGAATCGGGAGACTCCTGCAGGAGAAAGAGGTCGACGAGACCCCGGACGGAACGGAGTGAGGGAGGAGGCTCGACAGCTCGCCTGCGGAAAGCGAGTCGTTCCCCAGACCTCCCTAGCTCTCATTAACCGTAAACGGCCCTATCCACATTAACGCTCAGATCAAGTGGACGGAACTTCCTTACACAAAAGAGGCGATTGCTTTGTCCAATACTTTCTTTAACTCATTAAAATGAGGTTTAATAATATAATCAATCGCTCCGATATGAAGAGCTTCTTGAATATGAAAGTGCTGACCGATCGAGGAGCACATAACGATTTTACTGTCTGAATTGATTTCTATCATCTTACGTAAGCAGCTCATACCACAATAATACGGAATAATAATATCTAAGATCGTAATATCCGGCTTGTGTAATCGAAACAACTCTATAGCTTCAAGGCCATCAGCAGCCTCAGCTATAACATGATAGTTAGAGTTAGCAAGCTGGTCTCGTAGGAAACACCTGGTGAGCTTAGAATCATCCACTAACATAACACTAAACATGCAACAAACATCCTTCTTCTTTAAATTATGACTATATAGGGGATGGAATCGTAACAAAAGCAGGCTGTAACAGATTCGTCTACCTACGCTATTAAATAGGAATAAATCCCCTATATTACCTATCACTACTATATCATCAATTCGACAAAATGTGACAAAATTACCATAAAAAAATAGAGTATAAATAGTAGTTTTATAGCCAGCTTCTGGTTCTTTATCTATATTTCCCTTCGTATAGTTTACTAGAAGGGAGCACGGGAGTATGCGTAAGTGGGTCATAATGATATGTGTTTTAGTATTGGTATGTGGTGTTACAGAAGAAATGATTTGGGCTGAAGAGGATGAGGCTCTTCGGTATGTAGCGATAGGGGATGAAGGAACGATGGGAGCGATCTCTGGGCGTTCTTTTGGAGTGAGTTATGTAGATTTAATTGCTGAGACGTTAAAGCAACACCATTCCACTGTAACGATTTCAACTGATCTTCTAGGTAAAAGTTATACCTCTGAAGCGTTACTGCATGCAATAGAGAATGAAAACGTTGAATCGATAGAGGAAGCCGATCTGATCACCTTATCGATCGGGCGTCAAGATTTATTGAATTATGTGGAGTTGAACGAACAAGGACAACTTGTCGCTTTTGAGCCAAGTATGTCTGAGATTCTGAAATTAAGGGAAACGATTGAAGCTATCCTTCTTGAAATTAAGAAAGAAACATCATCAAATCAGGTGTATGTAGTCGGGTATGCTCCCATTTTCTCAAGCGTATATGCTCAGGAGGAAGAGTCCTTGGATGAATTTATTAACCAAGCAAACAGAATGTTGGAAACGGTCGTTCATGAACAAGGCTTTCACTTTGTTCCATATTCCGAAGTTGGAGAAGACCCTACCCATTCATACGAAACCATCCCGACCCAGCATTGGCATGATCAAGTAGCCAAAGCATTTACGAATCAGCTGAACCTAAAAAAGGCCACAACCTACAGTTCTGTTCGCGCAGATCTCCTTCTTGAAAACCGCGTAAGTTTACTTTTTAGGAAAGTAGGAATTGACATAACAGAAGAAGACAAGCCCGTTCCTTACGAAGAAGCTCTGTTGGTATTAGGTACGTTCATTCCACAGATGGAAGAGACAAGCCTCGTTACAACTTCGCTTGATCGCTCAGATCCTCTATATGAAACGGTCGTAGGTTTGAAGCAGCTTGGCATAATGGAGCCATTCACTCCTGATCAGCGGAAAAGTAATATGCAAAGAGGAGAATTTACCATGATCCTTGCGCAAATTTTTGGAACAGGTGTAAAAGAAGTTGGAGATTTTAAAGATATCCAAATGGATGATCAAAGGGCTAAGCGGATAAATGCACTCGAGCATATAGGTATTGTGGAAGGATATAGGGATGGAACATTTCAACCTGATCGTTTTCTCTCAAATAGAGAGCTTTACCGCATCGTAAAAAGAACATATGAAGTGTATTTTAAAGAAATAGAAAAACGGACGAGTTCTAAATAGAAGCTCGTCCGTTTTTCTATTGCTGTTGAGAGAGACCGAAATTAAAAGCTACAAGATGTTTCTTAGAGGCGTCTCTTAAATTGGTGAAGACCTTTTTCGCATTTGGAGGTAGATTCTTGATTTCTAGGAAGCGGTTATACATGGCAATATTGTCAATTTCAGCTTGAACGGCTTGTTGTAATGCAACTTTTATAGAAGAAGGCATTCCTACATAGTCCTTTGCCTTATTTGTGGGAATCTCTATATCGGTTTGGTTATATAAACGTTCTAATGCTTCTATATGCTTTTTTTCAGCTGTTTGAATTTTAGGAAACGGGAAGACTTGACCATATTTTTGTATCACAAGTTTGTATCGCTCTTGGGCAAGGTATTCATCTTCAATAGCATATTGTAATGCCTCCTCGTAAGTTATACGAGGAGCTTTTAAAGCCCCCTTTGCTCCATAATCAGCTGGAGGGGTTTGGGCGTTAATGAGTGAGCTTGCTAAGAAAACGATAAAGCTAAAAACAATTAAACCAATTCGAAAACGGCGGGAAAGTAGAAATCTCATTTTGACACTCCTTATCTGTGTATTTTCCGTTAGGGTGTGCAATATAGGATAAAAGATTCCAGAACAGCCAATTGATTTGTTTAAATTAAAGAAAAATCAGGAACACTAGCTAAGAAACAAATGATGAAGGGAGTCTTGAGAAATGAATGATCAACAGGCAAAAGACAAAATTTTAGAAGTATTAGACCATCATAAAATTGGAACACTTGCTACTGTTCAACAAAATAAACCTCATTCCCGTTATATGACTTTCCATAATGAAGAGTTGCATTTGTATACAGCAACAGATAAGGATACTCACAAAGCAGAGGAAATTGAAAACAATCCATACGTGCACATTTTGTTAGGGTATGATGGAGACGGCTTTAAGGATCCTTACATTGAAGTCGAAGGTAAGGCTGTTATTAACGATTCTAAAGAACTAAAAGAAAAGTTATGGAACGATTATATGAAGCATTGGTTTAAAGGCCCTGAAGATCCAGATTATATCGTTCTAGACATTCAGCCCACTCAAATTAGATTAATGAATGTAGAAGGGGAAGACCCTAAAACCATTCAATTATAAAAATGGAAGAACCTGTTATAATTTGGATAACAGGTTCTTTTAATTTTTTACGAAAAAACGCTATAAATCTAACCGAATCTTTACTGCTTTAATGCAGAAAAACATACCTCTAATTGAGAATAGATTCGATCGAATGTGTCAAAAATATTACAGAATGAGAAAGTACTTTAAACCGTTGAAATGATAGGGATTAAGCAGGGTAAAAAAATCAGATTATACACGTCGTATAATCTGTACAGTTTAAAATGATTATTAATAAAAATGTAGTTTTTTCATTTACAAACGTAGGTTATGGAGAGTACAATGAAAATTGTAAACGGAAGTTTTAGCTCTGGAAATGCAGGGAAATGCTTTTGTAAGAAATTAATAAGGAGGGTCACACAATGACCATCATGTTTTCAAAAGCTCGTGAATTATTCGAGAAAGATTATCAAAACAGCCAAGAGCTAACAGCTAGCAACACAACAACTCAGAACACAAACGCTGCTAAAAAAGGTAAGATGGGAGCCAGAGCAAAAAAGAAAAAGAGAAAATAAGTAACCAATAGGGAAGGATTCTACATTCATGCTTACGAAAATTAAAGAAGTGCCTGTGTAGCAATGAACTCGATTCATAGAAAGTTACATCTTGCTCATTATTTCAGTATAAGATCAAGCAGGCACTTTCTTTTACATAATTTGATTTCACCAGACCACCGTTCAACAGAAGGGTGTTTTTTTGTGTGATTAAACGTAAAAAGAGAGGACGGTAGTGTCCTCTCTGGCTACTAAGAAATGATTTTAATGGTAATGGTTCTTCTTCCATAATCTAAAGCATCTTTCCTGTCCTTCATATAGATATCAATCCGGTTTCCTTTAATCGCGCTTCCGATATCTCCTGCCACTGCTGTCCCATATCCTTCTATATATACTTTTGTACCTAATGGGATTACATTAGGGTCAACAGCAATCACCTTAAGATTTGGATTCTTTAACAAATTAATGCCGGTTCTTGTTATCCCACTGCATCCCTCACATTGAGCTGTGTAGGCGGTCGCTTCAACTGTAACTTCTTTTGAATATGTCTTCTTAGTTGTAATAGCTTTCTCTTTTTTGGAAAGGGCATGTGTTGAAGCTGGTTTCTGTAAGAAGCATGGTGTTGCTTCTTTCTTCTGTAGTGTAATTTCTTTATTTATAGTATGAGATTCATAAGTTCTGTCTGTTGAATTAGGATCCATTGATTGGGCTTGTACAACTTGATTATTAGAAATGAAGAAACTAGTAAACATAAAGGCAATGAGGAACGTGGAGATTGTCGTCATAAGTAAGTGTTTCATCAATCATCCTCCTTTAGTAACTGAGATGAGTATAGCAGGTCTACTCCTGAAACCCTATTAAAGAACCGTGACATTTACAAGACAATCAGAAGACAAACATGACAGTTATGTAACATGGAGGAGAGGGGGAGGTTGAAATAGTCGAAAAGGTCTATAATCGTTTATTTTCTATAGGTATTTAGAATCAAATGCATTTTTATTTCACAATTATATTTCAGAATATTTCTATCAGTAAAAAAACTTCTAGATTACGCATATTGAATGAAAGCAACGCCTGTGTAAATAAATGGAATAGGGCGAAAGTAAGCAAATATCCTGTAAAATCGCTATCATAAAGCCATTTTTGATTTTTCTATTATTATGATAAATTAGTTAGCAATTGTTCTTATGTGAAGCGAAGACATAAGCAAGAGTACCACTTTGATCAGTTCTACTGGTCCCTCTAATTATTCATCTTCGTTTTGTTTTCTAAAGATCCGGATCAGAAAACAGCATTTTTTTCATTTCCACAGAGTTCACATGAGTAGCGCGCGTAAGTATACGCTTTAAGCTAGCAGATTTAGTCAAATCAAATTGATTGTACAGGAGAGGAAACTAAACTTATGGAACTACAACAAGATCCAACATTATTATGGTTTATTGGATTATACGCCCTACTTATGATAGGTATTGGGGTATTTATGTCAAAGAAAGTCTCTGGAGCTGAGGACTTCGTGCTCGCCGGGAAAAGCCTGGGACCGTTTGTATTAATGGGAACCCTGCTCGCTACTTGGACAGGGAGCGGAAGTATCTCTGGAGGAGAAACTTCGATGGCATTCAGCTATGGAATTAAACCATCGCTTATGCTAATGGCACCAACACTATTTGGAATTATTATGCTTTACATTGTAGCACCTAAAATCCGTGCTTTCGGTAAATATACGGTATCAGGAATTTTAGAAGCAAAATACGGTAAGCTCGCTAGAAATATAGCAAGTGTCATTATAATACTTGCTTATGTAGGAATTGTATCCTATCAGATGAAAGGGTTCGGGTTTATTCTGAACTTAACGACAGGCATGACCGTTGAAACAGGGACGATGATCGGTGCAGCACTAATTATTTTCCTTGCGATGATCGGAGGATTACGCTCTGTTTCTCAAACAGATGCATTGAGTGGATTTCTAATGGTAGGAGGTTTACTCATTACAGTTCCTACAATCTTTGTAATTGCAGGTGGCTGGGAAGAGATTGTTGCAAATGTACCTAAGTCTCACATGGAGCAAACGGGTGGACTATCAACGATTCAACTACTTGGTTACTTACTACCGTCTCTTTTCTTATTATTAGGAGACCAA
The nucleotide sequence above comes from Pontibacillus chungwhensis. Encoded proteins:
- a CDS encoding response regulator; this translates as MFSVMLVDDSKLTRCFLRDQLANSNYHVIAEAADGLEAIELFRLHKPDITILDIIIPYYCGMSCLRKMIEINSDSKIVMCSSIGQHFHIQEALHIGAIDYIIKPHFNELKKVLDKAIASFV
- a CDS encoding S-layer homology domain-containing protein; protein product: MRKWVIMICVLVLVCGVTEEMIWAEEDEALRYVAIGDEGTMGAISGRSFGVSYVDLIAETLKQHHSTVTISTDLLGKSYTSEALLHAIENENVESIEEADLITLSIGRQDLLNYVELNEQGQLVAFEPSMSEILKLRETIEAILLEIKKETSSNQVYVVGYAPIFSSVYAQEEESLDEFINQANRMLETVVHEQGFHFVPYSEVGEDPTHSYETIPTQHWHDQVAKAFTNQLNLKKATTYSSVRADLLLENRVSLLFRKVGIDITEEDKPVPYEEALLVLGTFIPQMEETSLVTTSLDRSDPLYETVVGLKQLGIMEPFTPDQRKSNMQRGEFTMILAQIFGTGVKEVGDFKDIQMDDQRAKRINALEHIGIVEGYRDGTFQPDRFLSNRELYRIVKRTYEVYFKEIEKRTSSK
- a CDS encoding ferritin-like domain-containing protein — protein: MRFLLSRRFRIGLIVFSFIVFLASSLINAQTPPADYGAKGALKAPRITYEEALQYAIEDEYLAQERYKLVIQKYGQVFPFPKIQTAEKKHIEALERLYNQTDIEIPTNKAKDYVGMPSSIKVALQQAVQAEIDNIAMYNRFLEIKNLPPNAKKVFTNLRDASKKHLVAFNFGLSQQQ
- a CDS encoding D-alanyl-D-alanine carboxypeptidase family protein; this translates as MFKVGVCFMFLSVLILFPFKRSVLSAVDFPDLSEETRGYNEIQYLADQGIIHGYEDGEFKSSQDVTRLQVTMMLVRALELSMDNRPDPGLKDVNPEDRGYRYIATAVDEGVFQGTPDGYFEGRRDITRGEMAIVLAKAFNLEMGSNTVDLRDVAEEETYIRIVVSNRIAIGYPDQKYHQDESTNRQNFSVMLARAIDPKYIEPAFGGSWLTHASNGKVHHCFATMDQGITLEKIVEREGEPVRKERIGERIEAEYGKCIYVFEQEKPRLMRELNYEPMNEEITPTYVHQRIPSPDQTQMNDGKYEEIYTYDEYTVTLQYTSKTGIMERLRIQPNELKNGTWFLESKYFNNLDRADGTPTITNPENQLVLVNKSNVLPADYTPDLTRPDVPFVFGDQDLNKSYMRPEAAEQLERMFQAAEGEGYSILAVSGYRSFDRQDFLFQAEVEESGREAAAKVVAPPGTSEHQTGLTMDVTSPAVNYGLVQRFGQTEAGEWLQAHAYEYGFILRYPKGKESITGYQYEPWHFRYIGKEYATLIHENDLTLEEFFTKMDEM
- a CDS encoding sodium:solute symporter family protein — its product is MELQQDPTLLWFIGLYALLMIGIGVFMSKKVSGAEDFVLAGKSLGPFVLMGTLLATWTGSGSISGGETSMAFSYGIKPSLMLMAPTLFGIIMLYIVAPKIRAFGKYTVSGILEAKYGKLARNIASVIIILAYVGIVSYQMKGFGFILNLTTGMTVETGTMIGAALIIFLAMIGGLRSVSQTDALSGFLMVGGLLITVPTIFVIAGGWEEIVANVPKSHMEQTGGLSTIQLLGYLLPSLFLLLGDQNMYQRLASSKSDRSSKKAQIGWLIAMLVISPAISLIAFASRSLFPNIDPGMALMATTTVMPIAIGGILLAAAASFIITTGNSYLLSAATNLTYDIYRNYINPQASDEKQLRVTKGFIVFLGVFAFVIITYFPSVLAVQMYAYTVYGAGITPAVLAVFFWKRVTAAGGISSMIAGVSSTLIWEVVLQKPFDLNSVVIAVPVAILFLIVVTLSTNNKQTSDLAQSA
- the pgmB gene encoding beta-phosphoglucomutase, producing MTCKAVIFDLDGVIVDTVPLYYKATLPVINELGVPFTEADNLAYQGRPRMELIDMIVKRSGKVFTEEEKIELGEWKNRNYQELIAQLTEEDAMPGIYRFIQELSQAGIPMALASASSNAQFVLKQLGLTTFFDVIMDPKSLKKGKPDPEIFETAADRLGVPYENCVAIEDGEAGLEAIRSTPMFSIGVGTAPYLDQADWTIPTTASLTLENVNSQFNRRESKK
- a CDS encoding YeeE/YedE family protein, whose translation is METATVKNRPFTTVTSTLNPVQKPLVTLGILVSIILFITSVSIAGWTQGVLYIIGMALGLTLLHARFGFTSAFRRLTSVGNVQGLQAHMVMLAVATTLFAIILATGFSFTGVTPSGYVSPVGISVIFGSFLFGIGMQLGNGCASGTLYNVGGGKASLFITLIGFIAGSALGAYHLPWWTSETMPSLGAISLAESTGFGYFGGWLFQIILFAGIYGLTVRYARKKNPPQMKPLPTVKGWKKLVRGSWPLLFAAVVLAILNALTLTVRGNPWGITSAFALWGSKVLMALGVNVSSWGYWAGSTDQLTSSVFLDSTSVMNFGIILGAFIAAAAQGSFKPQRFKPGIFFASIVGGIMMGYGARLAFGCNIGAYFGGIASMSLHGWVWMIMALAGTFLALFIRPLFGLKNPDPNDSMC
- a CDS encoding secondary thiamine-phosphate synthase enzyme YjbQ, giving the protein MKTFTVRTTEHDQMIDITSEVEDWIKTEGVEEGVVVITSMHTTAGITVNENADPDVKTDFLRRLDEVFPWNHPKDLHGEGNTASHLKTSTVGSSEMVIISEGKLVLGTWQGIYFCEFDGPRERKYAATLMR
- a CDS encoding 3D domain-containing protein; its protein translation is MKHLLMTTISTFLIAFMFTSFFISNNQVVQAQSMDPNSTDRTYESHTINKEITLQKKEATPCFLQKPASTHALSKKEKAITTKKTYSKEVTVEATAYTAQCEGCSGITRTGINLLKNPNLKVIAVDPNVIPLGTKVYIEGYGTAVAGDIGSAIKGNRIDIYMKDRKDALDYGRRTITIKIIS
- a CDS encoding pyridoxamine 5'-phosphate oxidase family protein, with product MNDQQAKDKILEVLDHHKIGTLATVQQNKPHSRYMTFHNEELHLYTATDKDTHKAEEIENNPYVHILLGYDGDGFKDPYIEVEGKAVINDSKELKEKLWNDYMKHWFKGPEDPDYIVLDIQPTQIRLMNVEGEDPKTIQL